Part of the Myxococcus guangdongensis genome is shown below.
CACGCGGCCCAGTGGTGGACGGAAAAAACCATGATGGCGGGGAGAAAAGGCGGGTGCTGCCTGCTGCGGCGGTCCTCTACCAAAGCATCATATACGAGACAATTGGCTCCAATGGGGCGTTGCCTCGGAGGACGAGACAAGGCACCCGCGCATTCACTCGCTCATGCTACGCCGCGCCCGCACCGGGCCGAGAGGGGTGGGGCGGGTGGCGCGCTCGCATGGCCGGTGGGGAGGTGGCCGCCGCGCGCCGGTGCGCCGCCTTGGGAGCACGACGCGCCCGCCCTCGTGCCGCCACCGCTGGCTGGGTGGTAGGGGGTGGGAGCGACCTCGTCGTGGGTTTTCCCATGGTGTGAGGAATACCCGGGCGCGCGAGTGACTGCGCAAGCGCTGTCGCCTCGGATCCGGGGATTTCCACCCAGGCGGAATCGCGAGGGCTGCCCGTTGCCCATCCGCGCGAAGGACCTGCTCGGAGGCCGTTGCTCCCCGGGAAGCGAGGTTTTCTCACGGAGAGGGAGCGCGGAGGTGAGGCGTTCGCCGGGTCGCCCGACTCAGTCCCGGGCGTTGAGGATGTGCTGGAGGAGCTGCCGGGAGATGTGGAGCAGCCTGGCGGCGCCGCGAACGCTGCCCTTGGCGCGGGCGAGGGCCTCATCGACAAGGGTGTCGCGCACGAGGTCCTCGAAGTGATGGAGGGGGACCTTGCCGGCGCTGGCTCTCAGGACGGGGACGAGCTCCGGGGGACTGGCGAGGGTCCGGGTCCACACGTCCTCCAGCCGCGCGAGGTCCAGCGGCTTGGGGACGAAGGCGCGCACGCCGCCGGCGGCCAGGCGGAAGGCCTGTTCGGCGGTCGCGCTGCCGCTGATGGCAATGACATACGGCAGTGGCTCCACCGCGAGCAGGTCCTCCAGCAGCGCGTCGCTGGTCCCATCCGGGAGGCTGACGTCCAGGAGCACCGCGTCGGGAGGTTGGGTTCGCAGGGCCTCGCGCGCCTGGGCGAGCGTGGTGACGTGGGTGATGCGGTGCGCGCGGGGGGCCAGGGCCTCTTCCAGCACGCGCGCCAGGCTCACCGAGTCCTCGACGAGCAGGAGGTGTTGGACCATGGCCATGCGTGAAAGCCTAGCACGCAAAGTCCTCTCCGACGCGTCGAACGACGCCGAGGTCCTGGTGAGCGCGGTGCGCATCGTCTTCTGCGCGTTGGTGCTGACGCGCTTCCTCGCGCTGGGGGGCGCGGACGCGGAAGGAGGGCCATCGGCGGCGCTGTTGGAGGTGTCGCTGCTGGTGGGCGGGATGGCGCTGTCCGTGCTGGGGCTGTGGGCGGGACGGAGGCGGTGGTTCGGTCCGTGGCTGCTGTTGGGTTCGGTGTTGCTGGATGCGGTCGTGGCGCTGGGCACGCTGGGGTCCACGCTGTGGTGGCACGGTCCTCACTACACGGGGCTCTTGCGCATGCCGGACCCGTCCGCGCTCATCGCGGTGGTGTTCGTCACCGCGCTGCGACTGTCTCCGCGTATCGCCTGGGTGGGGACGGGGTTGAACCTCGTGGGGGCGCTCGCGCTGGTCGCGCTGGACTTCCACCGCAACGCCGACGTCATCACCTATGGCGCCTCCGAGGTGGCGCTGTGGGTCATCTTCATCGGCAGCGCGGGGGCGGTGGCCGCCGTCACGTGTGGGGTGGCGCGGCGCCTGGTGCTTGCCTCCGGCGCGGCGGGGCAGCGCGTGCGGCGGGCTCGCAGCAACCTGCGCGCCATCCTCCGCGAGCACCATGACGTGCGGACGGTGTTGTCCGCGGCCCGGCTGCGCGCGGACCTGTTGCTGCGGGAGGCGGGCGGCCAGGGGGACTCGCACCACGCCCAGGGGCTGGCGCAGGACCTTCGGGAGCTGTGGGAGTTCGTCGAGAGCGTGAAGTCCCGTGCGCTCGGGGAGCTGACGATGATCGATGAGGCGTCGCCCGTGGAGGTGTGCGCGGCGCTTCGTCATGCCACGGCGGTGGTGCAGACGCGCTACGCGCATGTCCGCATCGTGCTCGGCGCCGTGTCCGCGGAGTCACAGGCGTTGCGCGTCTGGATTGTCGGAGGCGAGCGGGGACTGGCGCACGTGATGACGAACCTGCTGGTGAACGCGTGCGAGGGGGATGGGCAGCGAGGCGCCTGTACTGTCGAGGTGAGCGTGGAGCCCGAGGGACGCACGCGGCGGGTGCTCCTGCGGGTGAGCGACGACGGCCCTGGCTTCCGGGCGGCGGCGCTGGACGCCACGCGCCTCACGGGCGTCTCGACGAAGCAGGCCGGCTCCGGACTGGGGATGCGCCTGGTGGGAGGGCTCATCGAGGCGAGTGGAGGAACGCTGCGCGCGGCGAACCTGCCCGGTGGCGGAGCCCGGGTGGAGGTCATGCTCCCCACCGGTGGCTGAGGCCCTCGGCGCCCACGGTGGCCCTGCTCCGTGCGGGGCGGGAGTGCCACCAACGCTTCGCATGGATGAGCCCCAGCCCCGCGTTGGTGATGACCAGGATGGGGAGGACCTCACGAGTGTCCTGGTCGAACGAGGGCAGCAGTGGCCCGAGCACGAGCGGCACCAGCGAGCCGAGGACCAGCAGCCCGACGCACCCGCGGACCCAGACCTCCGCGCGCGGGTGGCCCCAGGCCACCAGGAGCCCGAGCGGGAGCAGCGTCATCGTGAGCGGGTTGGCGAGCCACTGGTTCTCGTTGATGCCGAAGTACGGATGGACCGAGAAGAGCATCAGCGCGAACCCGGCGGTGGCGGCGGCGCCCACGGTCGCGCCGATGAGGGCGTGGTACAGCCCGAGAGCGACGCGGTATGCACGGCCGCGCTCGAACCTCCGCGGTGTGAGGAGCAGCGCGCATGCCCCCAGGGCGACGGCGATAGGGAGGAGCCTCGAGCCGTGCTCCCGGGAGGGCGGCACGTCCCGGGACAGGTGCTCCTCGTGGCCCCGGAGGACGAGGGGCTTGAGGGTGCCCGTGTCATCCACGATGCGGACCTCGTCCAGGGATTGGGAGAGCTCGCGCGGGAAGGCGGCCTCCTGCCACCGGCTCATCGGCGCATCCACGTCGTCGCTCAGCCAGAGCATCAGGAGTGTGCTCGTCACGGGGAGCTCGCGAAGCGAATCACGCAGGTGCTCGCGCTCGTCGCGGCCGGCGGGGCCGGAGAGCTGGAGGCGGAGCGCACCACCCAGCGCCTCGTCGAGTGCGTCGCGAAGGCGCGTCGCGCAATTGTCCCTCAGCGGGTCATAGGCATAGGTCCGCGTCTCGGGCTTCACGTCGCGTTCGAGGCGCTCGAGCAGCCTGCGCCGCTGCTCCACGGACAGGTCCAGCTCCTGGACGAAGATGGAGCGATTGCGTGCGCGGTACAGCAGGAGCGCGTTGTCCAAGGGGAGCCGGGCCGCCCAGTAGGTGGGTCGCTCCATCAGGAGGCGCAGCTCGGTCGCGCGGCCATATGACGTCACGCCGTAGCTGTAGAGGGCGCGGGCGCCACGTCGTGTGTCCTCGGCCCAGACCGCGACGTGGCCGAAGCGCTCGTGCAGGTGCGGGCCGGGGCCGAAGGTCACCAGCTTCACGTGGACGTCCTCGGGGTGGGCGAGGAAGTCCACGGTCGCGCGCGCGGGTGCGCTCCAGAGCAGACAGAGGGCCAGGATGATGAGGCCGGAGGAGGGGCTTCCCATGTCGCGAGCCTCGCGCCGCGATGAGCGCCGGGGCAGTGCAAGAAATCTGGCAGTAGGCGGGTCGAGGGCATCACGGCACGGTGGCGTCATGCGTGCCCGCTGGGTCCCGTGCGCGCCGGAGTCCCTCCCATCCGACCCGCTTCCAGGAGTTGTCTGTCATGAATCCAGTCCCTTGCTCGGTGAAGCCGCGCTTCCTGTCGACCCTGACGATGCTCGTCGCGGCCGCCGTCATGATGCTGATGCCCGGTCGCGCGCTGGCCGGAGACGGAGACCGCCTCATCACGCACCTGCGGGTCTCCGTCACCACGGGCAACGACGACCTGCGCAACGAGAGCCACGCGGTGGCGGTGCTCAAGTACACGGCGCTGTCCGGCAACGTGGGCTTCGCGAGCTCCAGCCTGAACAACCGCGCGCGGTGGGTGGACCGCTCCACGCACACCGTGGACGTCGCCATGCCCGCCGGAGTCCTCCTCAGCCAGGTGCTCGAGTTCAGCATCGAGTTCACCTCGGGGCAGCCCGACATCTTCAGCACGGGGGACACGTGGATGATGAACGCCATCACCGTCACGGCCATCCTCGATGATGGCGGTGAGGTCCTCCTGCTGTCCCGTGCGGGGGCTCCCGTTCACACCTTCCACCACGACCGGGACAAGCGCTGGGCCGTGGACCTCTAGCCTGTGCGGGACGAGGGGGGCCGCCGTGCGGGCGCGCTCCTCCTCGTCGTCGTCGCTCCTCAGGGCGGGGACATGTCTCGCATCGACCTGACGGCGCCCGGGAACCGCCGGGCCCATGTCTGCAAGACGTGGACGTCGATGGGCGACGGCGTCTGCGTCTTCAACGCCGCCTGGAGCGGCGAAGACTCGGGCGCCCAGCGCTTCCTCTTGCGGCTGTGCAACACGAGCACGGGACGCTGCTCCGCCTGGTGGTCGCCGCCGTCAGGGCGCCGCGCTCCAATCCCATGCCACGACGGCCCACTCGTCCGTGGCGTCACGGTAGGTGTGCAGCGTCTTGAAGCCCACGCGCTCGTGGGCGCGCAGCGAGCGCGTGTTGCGCGCGGACACCTCCGTGACGAGCAGGTCGAAGCGCTCGCGGTACAGCTCCCGGTGCTTCGCGTAGAGCTGGTCGAAGAGCCCCTTGCCCCGGTGCGCCTTGTCCACGCAGACCTGCCCCATGACGTAGAAGCGCCGCTCGCGCAGGGACCGTCCCTGGTACTCCAGCGTGTCAAGCAGGTCGAACATGGGGACGAGCAAGGGCATCAGCGCGCGGCACTCGCGGGGCATCGTCAGCGCGTACGCCACCAGCTCGCTTCCGTGGTGCGCGACGATGCTGGGTGCCAGCGCGTGCATCTTCTCCAGGGCCGTCACGTCGTGCTCCACCGTGACGAAGCCCTGAGAGCGCATCTCGTCGTCCTCGAGCACCTGCTTCAGGTTCCTGCGCTGGAGCTCCAGGATGCGCGGGAGCTCCGACGGGCCGCGCACCGCCATCACCTCATAGGGGCTTGCCATGGTGCTGGGAGGATAGACGAGGCGCGGTGTGTCGCACGAGCCAGCGTTCGACGTCCTTGAACTGCTGGGTGCGAGCGGGCAGGTGGCCCTGGTTGTGTCGCTGCGCGGCGTTCGCCAGCGTGAGGGCTCGCTGGCGCTGGCCGGGCTCGGACTCGAGCGCCCGCGCCATCGAGTAGCGGGCGCTGGCCAGCTCATCGGCGTAGCGCTCGGCGGAGGGCTGCTCGAGCAGCCCGAGGGCCCGCTCCAACAGGGGGAGGGCCTTGCGCGGCTCACCCAGGCCGAGGTGGTCATCGGCGACGTTCACCAGCTCCATCCCCACCCGGGCATCCCCGGGGCCGTACCGCTTCTCGCGGATGGTCACCGCGCGCAGGTGCTGCTTCAGCGCCTCCTCGTACCGCCCCAGCGAGGCCAGCACCACGCCCATGCGCGACAGGGACGCGCCCACGTCGCTGGCGTCGGGGCCCTGCACCTTCTCGTGGATGCGCGCCGCCTTGAGGTAGTGCTGGAGGCTCTCCTCCGGGTGCCCCTGCGCCATCAGGAACCCCGCCAGGTTGTGGTACGCGCTGGCCACCGCCTCACTCTCCTCGCCATAGACGCGCCGGTTGATGAGCAGCGCCTCCCGCCCGTAGCGGAGCGCGGCCTCGATGTCGCCGAGCCGCACGTTGAAGACGGCGAGGTTGCTGAGCACCGTGGCGAGGTACGGATGCTCGGGGCCGTACTTCTCGCGGTAGATGGCCTCCGCCTCGGTGAGGAAGCGAATCCCCTCCGCGTGGCGGTCGAACTCGTGCAGCGCGTGGCCCATGGTCAACAACGCCGTGCCGAGCTCGGGCTCGTTCGCGGTGTAGAGCTTGCGCGCCAGCTCCACCGCGCGCTGGCTCGCGGCCAGCGCCTCCTCGCGTCGTCCGCGCTTGCGGTGGAGACTGGCGAGGTTGCGGAAGTACATCGCCTCGATGCGCGCGTCGCCGCCCAGCCGGCGCAGGGCCGCCTGCGCGTGTCCAGGCACGGCGCCGTCCGGGTCCACCTCCGGCCCCACCAGGCTGAGCAGGCGAATCATGCCCGCCCACGACTCGGCGGCTTGTCGGTCATGGCGACTGGCCGTGGCCACCTGGATGGCCTGGTGCAGCGTCTTGATGGCGTCGCGGTACGCGAGGTTCTTGCCCTGCGTCTCGGCGAGCAGGTCCAACACCTCCGCCTCCAGAGGCCCGTAGCCGATGGCGTGGGCCTCGGTCGCCACGTCGTTCG
Proteins encoded:
- a CDS encoding response regulator, with protein sequence MAMVQHLLLVEDSVSLARVLEEALAPRAHRITHVTTLAQAREALRTQPPDAVLLDVSLPDGTSDALLEDLLAVEPLPYVIAISGSATAEQAFRLAAGGVRAFVPKPLDLARLEDVWTRTLASPPELVPVLRASAGKVPLHHFEDLVRDTLVDEALARAKGSVRGAARLLHISRQLLQHILNARD
- a CDS encoding ATP-binding protein, producing MAMRESLARKVLSDASNDAEVLVSAVRIVFCALVLTRFLALGGADAEGGPSAALLEVSLLVGGMALSVLGLWAGRRRWFGPWLLLGSVLLDAVVALGTLGSTLWWHGPHYTGLLRMPDPSALIAVVFVTALRLSPRIAWVGTGLNLVGALALVALDFHRNADVITYGASEVALWVIFIGSAGAVAAVTCGVARRLVLASGAAGQRVRRARSNLRAILREHHDVRTVLSAARLRADLLLREAGGQGDSHHAQGLAQDLRELWEFVESVKSRALGELTMIDEASPVEVCAALRHATAVVQTRYAHVRIVLGAVSAESQALRVWIVGGERGLAHVMTNLLVNACEGDGQRGACTVEVSVEPEGRTRRVLLRVSDDGPGFRAAALDATRLTGVSTKQAGSGLGMRLVGGLIEASGGTLRAANLPGGGARVEVMLPTGG
- a CDS encoding lipoprotein N-acyltransferase Lnb domain-containing protein, with amino-acid sequence MGSPSSGLIILALCLLWSAPARATVDFLAHPEDVHVKLVTFGPGPHLHERFGHVAVWAEDTRRGARALYSYGVTSYGRATELRLLMERPTYWAARLPLDNALLLYRARNRSIFVQELDLSVEQRRRLLERLERDVKPETRTYAYDPLRDNCATRLRDALDEALGGALRLQLSGPAGRDEREHLRDSLRELPVTSTLLMLWLSDDVDAPMSRWQEAAFPRELSQSLDEVRIVDDTGTLKPLVLRGHEEHLSRDVPPSREHGSRLLPIAVALGACALLLTPRRFERGRAYRVALGLYHALIGATVGAAATAGFALMLFSVHPYFGINENQWLANPLTMTLLPLGLLVAWGHPRAEVWVRGCVGLLVLGSLVPLVLGPLLPSFDQDTREVLPILVITNAGLGLIHAKRWWHSRPARSRATVGAEGLSHRWGA
- a CDS encoding GNAT family N-acetyltransferase, which gives rise to MASPYEVMAVRGPSELPRILELQRRNLKQVLEDDEMRSQGFVTVEHDVTALEKMHALAPSIVAHHGSELVAYALTMPRECRALMPLLVPMFDLLDTLEYQGRSLRERRFYVMGQVCVDKAHRGKGLFDQLYAKHRELYRERFDLLVTEVSARNTRSLRAHERVGFKTLHTYRDATDEWAVVAWDWSAAP